Genomic DNA from Gimesia aquarii:
CTGAAAGCTGGTTTGGTCGGATTTGGGATGATTGTTGATGAGACATATCGCCCCTTCTTTGAAACAGCCCATGAAACGGGCATCTACCAACGCACCACAGGTCCCATTGAGATTTCACTGGAGGCGGTCGCTACGCGAACCGGTGCTCGTGCCGAGAAGTATCTGGCTGAACGCGGTGAAAAAGTGGGAGGATTTCAAAGCTTCTCCGGAAACAATGCGATTGAACAGATGGTTGCTTCAGGACTGGATTTTGCCTGTGTTGCTTCTCCCGATGATCGCCACTTTGATTCCTGTAAGAAAGTTCTCGAGTCTGGAACACACTTGATCGTTGAAAAACCCTCGGTTCTAAAATTGCAGGAACTGGATGAACTGACTGCACTTGCTCAGGAAAACAATGTTGCTGCCAAAATTGTTTACCATAAGCTGCTCGATCCCGATCATAAAAAACTGAGAACGCTCGTCCATGACGATGTACTACAACACGTCAATAATGGTTATTGCTCTTTACTGGAGCCCAAGTCTATCTCTGGCAGTCAATTTGCACAGTGGATTACCGGCCGTAATCCGGGTACTTATGTTGCCGTTCACTATATCAAACTGATTGATTTTACGTTTGGTGGAAAACTCAAGACGATTACCGCATCAGGTCAACGTGGTTTGGTTGGCGAGAAAGATGGTCCTACCTGGGATAGTTGCCAGATGCGGATGGTTTACGAATATGACTCCGGACGCGAAGCCGCCTTTGATATTCACACGTCATGGGTCACTCCGGATAATTTTCCCGGTTATGTCGAACAGGAAGTTCAATTTCGTTTCGACAACGGGTTATGGAACGGCCATTCCCGCAAACGTGGTGTTGAGTGTACGGTAGAAGAGAAAACACCATTCACACTCAAAAACT
This window encodes:
- a CDS encoding Gfo/Idh/MocA family protein, translated to MSSKTQENKLKAGLVGFGMIVDETYRPFFETAHETGIYQRTTGPIEISLEAVATRTGARAEKYLAERGEKVGGFQSFSGNNAIEQMVASGLDFACVASPDDRHFDSCKKVLESGTHLIVEKPSVLKLQELDELTALAQENNVAAKIVYHKLLDPDHKKLRTLVHDDVLQHVNNGYCSLLEPKSISGSQFAQWITGRNPGTYVAVHYIKLIDFTFGGKLKTITASGQRGLVGEKDGPTWDSCQMRMVYEYDSGREAAFDIHTSWVTPDNFPGYVEQEVQFRFDNGLWNGHSRKRGVECTVEEKTPFTLKNSMNNHYNGTFVEPWGTRSQRGYGIEVIERFVREVAFIEHGGPSAERQQRLEEVRGLSYNDLSADRQTVAAVQALEAILEKHVQGEPDCVVRVNDKRGGLVLFSPGSSEAEVLYEGTV